A part of Haliotis asinina isolate JCU_RB_2024 chromosome 10, JCU_Hal_asi_v2, whole genome shotgun sequence genomic DNA contains:
- the LOC137297597 gene encoding probable acyl-CoA dehydrogenase 6 codes for MARRLLKPIYIQIGAKRDCFVRHLSVSKACQQQSESQRALFGPEHQQLRENLRKIIDKDINPYVDEWEEARMFPAKDVFKTLGNAGYLGVTKPTEYGGLGLDYSYSMAVAEELGHINCGGVPMAIGVQTDMATPALARFGSDKLKREFLAPSISGDMVASLGVSEVGAGSDVSSIFTKASRTGDDLIINGGKMWTTNGTQADWMCLLANTGQGKAHQNKSLICLPMDLPGIQIAKKIEKMGMRCSDTAQIFFEDVRIPASYIIGEEGMGFTYQMLQFQEERLFAAVLVLVPLQKIIQETAAYTAQRKAFGKPILSNQVVHFRLAELETEIESLRSLLYRAVALYMEGNDVTKLASMCKLKAGRLSREVCDSCLQYWGGMGYTEEVLVSRMYRDFRLLSIGGGADEVMLSIICKYMNILPKSS; via the exons ATGGCTCGTCGTCTGCTTAAGCCGATTTATATACAAATTGGAGCAAAGCGAGATTGTTTTGTGCGACATTTGTCCGTATCAAAAGCATGTCAACAACAAAGTGAGTCACAGAGGGCATTGTTTGGGCCTGAACACCAACAACTGAGAGAAAACCTGAGGAAG ATCATTGACAAAGACATCAATCCCTATGTTGATGAATGGGAAGAAGCTAGAATGTTCCCAGCCAAGGATGTGTTCAAGACGCTTGGAAATGCTGGGTATTTAGGTGTAACTAAACCTACAG AGTATGGTGGACTTGGGCTGGACTACTCATACAGCATGGCTGTGGCTGAGGAGCTTGGACACATCAACTGTGGAGGTGTTCCCATGGCGATAGGGGTACAGACTGACATGGCCACTCCCGCTCTAGCTAG GTTTGGAAGTGACAAGCTGAAGAGAGAGTTTCTTGCTCCATCTATATCTGGTGATATGGTTGCCAGTCTTGGAGTCAGTGAGGTTGGCGCAGGCTCAGATGTATCAA GTATCTTCACAAAAGCATCCCGTACTGGAGACGATCTTATCATCAATGGTGGAAAGATGTGGACAACTAATGGTACACAGGCTGACTGGATGTGTCTGTTGGCTAACACAGGACAGGGGAAGGCCCACCAGAACAAGTCTCTCATATGTCTTCCTATGGATCTCCCAG GGATCCAGATAGCTAAGAAGATTGAAAAGATGGGCATGAGGTGTTCTGACACAGCACAGATATTCTTTGAAGATGTCCGTATCCCAGCCAGCTACATCATCGGAGAGGAGGGAATGGGCTTCACCTACCAGATGCTGCAGTTTCAGGAGGAGAGACTGTTTGCGGCAGTTCTGG TTTTGGTTCCGCTACAGAAGATAATACAAGAGACTGCAGCGTACACGGCCCAACGGAAAGCCTTTGGAAAACCGATTCTCAGCAACCAGGTTGTCCACTTCCGTCTTGCTGAGCTGGAGACTGAGATTGAGAGTCTGAGATCTCTCTTGTACAGGGCTGTTG CTCTGTACATGGAGGGCAATGATGTGACCAAGCTGGCCTCTATGTGTAAGCTGAAGGCGGGTCGACTCTCCAGGGAGGTGTGTGACTCCTGTCTGCAGTACTGGGGCGGGATGGGctacactgaggaagtgcttgTCAGCCGTATGTACAG GGACTTCCGACTTTTGTCCATTGGAGGTGGGGCCGATGAAGTGATGCTGTCAATcatctgtaaatatatgaacatcCTGCCAAAATCCTCATAA
- the LOC137297598 gene encoding uridine phosphorylase 1-like isoform X2, with the protein MENANRDSQIGMQLPNPHLANMTKDNLYHLGMSRTSHDLPALFGDVKFVCLGGSARRMENFAYFIGQELGVLSTNERPPNLASNSERFVLYKAGPVLSANHGIGVPSMLVVLHEILKMLHYAGSSEVTFIRIGTCGGIGVPPGSVIVSNAAVNGKLEHTYETVVLGKGIQRPINVDQELASEIHSCSRTEDPFSVILGKTYCTDDFFEGQARTGGAVCDINDGDEHRFLKQLDSEGVKNIEMESAGFFALCHKAGVKCGVVCVTFIDRLSTEDVPTDTDILSEWTQRPQILVARFIKKQLTNGV; encoded by the exons ATGGAGAATGCAAACAGGGATTCACAAAT CGGAATGCAGTTACCCAACCCTCACCTGGCAAATATGACCAAGGACAACCTGTACCACTTAGGCATGAGCAGGACGTCACATGACCTACCTGCCTTATTTGGAGACGTCAAG TTCGTGTGTCTCGGAGGTTCTGCGCGCCGCATGGAAAACTTCGCCTACTTCATTGGTCAGGAGCTGGGCGTTCTATCAACGAATGAGAGACCCCCAAACTTAGCCAGTAACAGTGAAAGATTTGTGTTGTACAAGGCAGGACCCGTTCTCTCTGCAAAT CACGGTATCGGTGTGCCGTCCATGTTGGTGGTCCTGCACGAGATACTCAAGATGCTTCACTATGCCGGAAGTAGCGAAGTTACCTTCATCCGGATTGGCACATGTGGCGGAATCG GTGTTCCTCCTGGCTCTGTGATCGTCAGTAACGCTGCAGTCAACGGGAAGTTGGAACACACCTACGAAACA GTGGTGTTGGGCAAGGGCATCCAGAGACCAATCAATGTAGACCAGGAACTGGCCAGCGAAATTCATTCCTGCTCAAGAACTGAAGACCCGTTCAGCGTTATCCTGGGAAAGACCTATTGTACAGATGATTTCTTTGAAG GCCAGGCGCGGACAGGGGGCGCGGTGTGTGACATCAACGATGGGGACGAACACCGGTTCCTGAAGCAACTGGACTCGGAAGGAGTGAAGAACATTGAAATGGAGTCGGCTGGATTCTTTGCACTCTGCCACAAAGCTGGTGTTAAAT GCGGCGTGGTGTGCGTGACGTTCATCGACAGACTGTCGACTGAGGATGTTCCCACGGACACCGATATACTGAGCGAGTGGACCCAGCGGCCTCAGATTCTGGTCGCCCGGTTCATCAAGAAGCAACTCACAAATGGGGTGTAG
- the LOC137297598 gene encoding uridine phosphorylase 1-like isoform X1, whose product MENANRDSQIGMQLPNPHLANMTKDNLYHLGMSRTSHDLPALFGDVKFVCLGGSARRMENFAYFIGQELGVLSTNERPPNLASNSERFVLYKAGPVLSANVCIYEHGIGVPSMLVVLHEILKMLHYAGSSEVTFIRIGTCGGIGVPPGSVIVSNAAVNGKLEHTYETVVLGKGIQRPINVDQELASEIHSCSRTEDPFSVILGKTYCTDDFFEGQARTGGAVCDINDGDEHRFLKQLDSEGVKNIEMESAGFFALCHKAGVKCGVVCVTFIDRLSTEDVPTDTDILSEWTQRPQILVARFIKKQLTNGV is encoded by the exons ATGGAGAATGCAAACAGGGATTCACAAAT CGGAATGCAGTTACCCAACCCTCACCTGGCAAATATGACCAAGGACAACCTGTACCACTTAGGCATGAGCAGGACGTCACATGACCTACCTGCCTTATTTGGAGACGTCAAG TTCGTGTGTCTCGGAGGTTCTGCGCGCCGCATGGAAAACTTCGCCTACTTCATTGGTCAGGAGCTGGGCGTTCTATCAACGAATGAGAGACCCCCAAACTTAGCCAGTAACAGTGAAAGATTTGTGTTGTACAAGGCAGGACCCGTTCTCTCTGCAAATGTGTGTATCTATGAG CACGGTATCGGTGTGCCGTCCATGTTGGTGGTCCTGCACGAGATACTCAAGATGCTTCACTATGCCGGAAGTAGCGAAGTTACCTTCATCCGGATTGGCACATGTGGCGGAATCG GTGTTCCTCCTGGCTCTGTGATCGTCAGTAACGCTGCAGTCAACGGGAAGTTGGAACACACCTACGAAACA GTGGTGTTGGGCAAGGGCATCCAGAGACCAATCAATGTAGACCAGGAACTGGCCAGCGAAATTCATTCCTGCTCAAGAACTGAAGACCCGTTCAGCGTTATCCTGGGAAAGACCTATTGTACAGATGATTTCTTTGAAG GCCAGGCGCGGACAGGGGGCGCGGTGTGTGACATCAACGATGGGGACGAACACCGGTTCCTGAAGCAACTGGACTCGGAAGGAGTGAAGAACATTGAAATGGAGTCGGCTGGATTCTTTGCACTCTGCCACAAAGCTGGTGTTAAAT GCGGCGTGGTGTGCGTGACGTTCATCGACAGACTGTCGACTGAGGATGTTCCCACGGACACCGATATACTGAGCGAGTGGACCCAGCGGCCTCAGATTCTGGTCGCCCGGTTCATCAAGAAGCAACTCACAAATGGGGTGTAG